The following coding sequences are from one Acipenser ruthenus chromosome 7, fAciRut3.2 maternal haplotype, whole genome shotgun sequence window:
- the LOC117416092 gene encoding uncharacterized protein LOC117416092, whose product MNSLLEESDGNASCSFLMSGGGSPDSLNTGYLFDSSGNSSFDDADYVIPETPSPVFSKISKRHKELKPSCNRNIISEGKRKNGLSKAIDIKEDESALPKTPSHQKPKRQRLCPVDALQLSSSKDSKEASCRRGSCGKAALYNGFMPASRLLDTGQSTSNHHWPNMFPGALGMPFSSETFPVAGEKISAASLLLKEGSGQPRCTRRKGESDVKSHQRGSKGKSRSKSRSKTVPASPTAQQGLSSPTLDPAADPFNGGSNSSAPTSAPCSVLEIANSEWIDMLERPANLSQGQNSSSQRSKPPLLVINDEAEILISDDETGNEAVVRNAQMEEDEAFARCLQAQFDSEEQQPAVGQGPSMRHRAPTFGASDSTGFCGIPGCYAFASSHVGYCRRFGCSENSMTGGIPNDLEHCLMVVHQATGYNRPTRSRGNGRSRRSRQRQHIQDLLDESQGDNYEALLAFEESQGTALGKKTLSKGEINRLPTKLFNPVYAAGKTDCQICFCSYTEGEQLRMLPCLHDYHVPCIDRWLQENATCPICRVDVTTDVM is encoded by the exons ATGAACTCTTTGCTTGAAGAATCTGATGGAAATGCTTCCTGCTCATTTTTGATGTCTGGGGGAGGCAGCCCTGACTCCCTGAACACGGGCTATTTATTCGATTCCTCCGGTAACAGCAGTTTTGATGATGCAGATTATGTTATTCCTGAAACGCCAAG CCCAGTTTTCTCAAAAATAAGTAAGAGGCACAAGGAATTAAAGCCATCCTGCAATAGAAATATCATCAGTGAAGGAAAACGCAAGAAT gGATTGAGTAAAGCAATTGATATAAAGGAAGATGAAAGTGCACTGCCCAAGACTCCCTCCCACCAGAAACCGAAACGACAGAGGCTGTGTCCAGTTGATGCATTGCAGTTGTCCAGCAGCAAGGACAGTAAAGAGGCAAGCTGCAGGAGGGGGTCCTGTGGAAAAGCTGCACTGTACAATGGATTCATGCCTGCTTCCCGCTTGTTAGACACAGGACAGTCTACCTCTAACCATCACTGGCCAAACATGTTCCCTGGCGCGCTTGGCATGCCGTTTTCCTCTGAAACGTTCCCGGTGGCAGGAGAGAAAATATCTGCTGCTTCATTACTTTTGAAGGAAGGTTCGGGCCAGCCCAGGTGCACCAGGAGGAAAGGGGAATCTGATGTAAAGAGTCACCAAAGAGGAAGCAAGGGGAAGTCGCGTTCTAAATCCAGATCAAAGACTGTTCCAGCTTCCCCTACGGCTCAGCAGGGCTTGAGTTCTCCAACTTTAGATCCTGCAGCAGATCCGTTTAATGGTGGTTCTAACAGTAGCGCTCCTACTTCAGCCCCCTGCTCTGTATTGGAAATAGCAAATTCTGAATGGATTGATATGTTGGAAAGGCCAGCCAATCTGTCACAGG GTCAGAATTCCAGCTCCCAGAGGAGCAAGCCCCCGCTGCTGGTGATTAACGATGAGGCAGAAATATTAATCAGCGATGATGAAACTGGCAATGAAGCTGTGGTTCGAAATGCTCAGATGGAAGAAGATGAAGCCTTTGCTCGATGCCTCCAG GCACAGTTTGACAGTGAAGAACAACAACCTGCAGTTGGGCAAGGTCCATCTATGAGGCATCGAGCA CCCACGTTCGGGGCCAGTGATTCAACAGGGTTCTGCGGTATTCCAGGATGTTATGCATTTGCTTCCAGTCATGTAGGTTATTGTAGGAGATTTGGGTGTAGTGAAAACTCCATGACAGGGGGGATTCCCAATGATTTGGAACATTGTCTCATGGTTGTTCACCAAGCCACAGGATACA ACAGGCCTACCCGTTCTCGTGGAAATGGAAGATCCAGGCGCTCAAGGCAAAGGCAGCACATTCAAGATCTGCTTGATGAGAGTCAGGGGGACAATTATGAG GCACTTCTAGCTTTTGAGGAGAGTCAGGGTACAGCCTTGGGGAAGAAGACTCTAAGCAAGGGAGAGATCAACCGCTTACCTACAAAACTGTTCAACCCTGTCTATGCTGCTGGAAAAACTGA CTGTCAGATCTGCTTCTGCAGCTACACGGAAGGAGAGCAGCTAAGGATGCTGCCTTGTCTTCATGATTACCACGTGCCATGCATTGATCGCTGGTTACAG GAAAATGCAACTTGTCCCATCTGCAGAGTGGATGTTACAACAGATGTAATGTGA